Within the Scyliorhinus canicula chromosome 6, sScyCan1.1, whole genome shotgun sequence genome, the region gacactacgggcaatttagcatagccaatccacctaacccgcacatctttggactgtgggaggaaaccggagcacccggaggaaacccacgcacacacggggaggacgtgcagactccgcacagacagtgacccagccgggaatcgaacctgggaccctggagctgtgaagcatttatgctaaccaccatgctaccgtgctgcccacagtatctttggctaacagggttaaggaaaatcccaaagccttttattcgtatataaggagcaagagggtaactagagaaaggattggcccactcaaagacaaaagagggaatttatgcgtggagtcagaggaaatgggtgagattcttaatgagtactttgcatcggtatttaccaaggagagggacaggacagatgttgaggctagggatggatgtttaaatactctaggtcaaattgtcatacggaagggggaggttttgggtattctaaaagacattaaggtggacaagtccccaggaccggatgggatctatcccaggttactgagggaagcgcgggtcgaaatagctgggaccttaacagatatctttgcagcatccttgagcacgggtgaggtcccagaggactggagaattgctaatgttatccctttgtttaagaagggtagcagggataatccagggaattatagacctgtgagcttgacgtcagtggtaggcaaactgttggagaagatactgagggataggatcgattcacatctggaagaaaatagacttatcagtgataggcagcctggttttgtgcagggaaggtcatgtcttacaaacctcatagaattctttgaggaagtgacaaagttaattgatgagggaagggctgtagatgtcatatacatggactttagtaaggcgtttgataaagtttcccatgacaggttgatggaaaaagtgaagtcgtatggggttcagggtgtactagctagatggataaagaactggctgggcaacaggagacagagattagtggtggaagggagtgtctcaaaattgagaagggtgactagtggtgttccacagggatccgtgctcggaccactgttgtttgtgatctacataaatgacctggaggaaggtataggtggtctgattagcaagtttgcagatgatactaagatctgtcagagaatacagcaaaatatagatagattggagagttgggcagagaaatggcagatggagttcaatccaggcaaatgcgaggtgatgcattttggaagatcaaattcaagagcagactatatggtcaatggaagagtcctgtggaaaattgatgtacagagagatctgggagttcaggtccattgtaccctgaaggtggcaacccaggttgatagagtggtcaagaaggcatacagcatgcttgccttcatcggacggggtattgagtacaagagtcagcaggtcatgttacagttatataggactttggttaggacacatttggaatactgcgtgcagttctggtcgccacattaccagaaggatgtggatgctttagagagggtgcagaggaggttcaccaggatgttgcctggtatggagggtgctagatattaagaaaggttgaatagattaggattgttttcattggaaagacggaggttgagaggggacctgattgaggtctacaaaattatgagaggtatggacagggtggatagcaacaagctttttccaagattgggggtgtcaattacaagggggtcacgatttcaaggtgaggggggaaagtttaatggagatgtgcgtggaaagttttttacgcagagggtggtgggtgcctggaacgcttttccagcagaggtggtagagtcgtgcacgatagcatcatttaagatgcatttagacagatatatgaacggccggggaacagagggaagtagaccttggaaaataagagacaggtttagataaaggatctggatcggcgctggctgggagggccgaagggcctgttcctgtgctgtaattttctttgttcttgttttctttgttctttgaacttaGCCCATTGATGTATTGAAATTCATCCATGAGAAAAATGTGGGTGGGATGCGAGTTTAAATTGGCATTTGCTGCAGCACAATTTTCTTTCGTTAGCTGTTTTTGAACGGTTTTCAGAGAATACTATCCTTCGCCATTCCAGCAATAAGTTGCTTTGGAAATCATTCCAGAGACCCAATGTCCCTAAAGTTTACAGTCTCTCTGAAAACTGCTGAAACAAACAGGATTCCATTCTCCAAACATAAGACTTTTTTTATTAATTTGACTAACCTCTTTTTCTATTCATCCTGATTTTGCAGCATGCAATTTGTTATTTGTCGTTTGTTCTCAAGTGCTACCAGCTGCCATATGTTTAATCATCGATGCAATAATTGCAGTATTTGTAACTAATTGTGACTGACAATCAAAAATGCACTATGATGTTTCTGGCATAACTGATGTATTTCTGTCACCACAGAAAAGTTGGAAATTACAGCAGAAACCAGTTATTACCTTGATACACTCTCTAATCAGTGATGAGCAAAATCATgttttgattttcttttccttcccttatttttaatttggtttaattttctttctctctctctctgtggtttTCCCCAACCCACATAGCATTGATAGCTCCCATTCTTCTTGAATTGAGAATACCACTCGAATTGGCTTAGATGTGTTTGCAAGTGGCCAAGAGTAATTCATCCACTGCTATTCCCTTCAAGGTTTGTTGTCTAAGTAAATCTCTTGACACTTCCCTTATTTAAGGTTATGAAGACACTGTGGCTAAGATATAAAAAAACATGTAGTGAGTCACAATGTTAAATTCACATCCCAAAACTTTGCACCAATGTGCACTTGTTCTTCTATTCTTTTTGCCAAATAGAGGCGTATGTTAATAATTGAGATGTCATATTTGACCTTGAGTTGAAGTTTAGACCACAGTCGAGCCATGACGAAGACCGTCAATGTCCACCTCCATAGCATTACCTGCCTTTATCCCTGTCtaggctcatctgctgctgaaacactcAGTTGGACCtcggttagaatcatagaatctctacagtgcaggaggaggcctttcggcccatcaattctgcactgaccctccaaaatagcaccctacctaggcccactcccccaccctatcccaaaccccaaattaaggagcaatttagcatggccaacccacctaatccgcacatctttgaactgcgggAGGAAAACGAAGCACATAAAGGAAAcatactcagacacggggagaacatgcaaactccacagacagccacccaactTTGGAATCgaccccagatccctggcgctatgaggcagcagtgctgaccaccatgccgcccaggttACCTCTGAACTTAAATAATCCAACAGTCTCCTAGACCTAGGACACCTAGGCACAACcaatttcagctgcttcatcaatgaccttccatccatcataaggtcagacgttcgctgatgatttcacaatgtttggCACCATTCaggactcttcagatactgaagaagtccatgtcctaatgcagcaaggcctgcacAATAtccagcttgggctgacaagtggcaagcaatatttgtgccacacaggtgtcaggcaattaccatctccaacaagagagaatctaaccatcgtccaTTGGAcagtcaatgacattaccatcgctgaattccccatttgggggttaccattgagcagaaaccgAACTGGATTAGCCAAATAAACACTGGCTGGGAATTGTGTAATGATtcattcacctcctgacttcccaaagcctgtacactatgtacaaggcacaagtcaggagtttaatggaatactctccacttacctggatgagtgcagctccaacaacactgaagaatcttgacaccattcaggacaaagcagcccgcttgattgctcgcccttccacaaatatttaaACCATCCACCACTGATCCACAGTAGGAGTcgggtgtaccatctacaagatgcactgctgcagTACaccaccaaagttccttaggcagcaccttccaaacccacgaccactaacatttagaaggacaagaggagcagatatctgggaaccccatcacctggaggaatccctccaagtcacacacccacctcgacttggaaatatatcgccgttctttcactatcactgggtcaaaaccctggaactccatccctaacagcactgtgggtgtacctatacttcATGGagtgcagcagtttaagaaagcagctcaccaccaccttctcaagggaaactagagatgggcaacaaatgctgtcctaGCCACTGAAGTCCACatcttgtaaattaatttttaaaaatagctgcCTTTCCACCTTATGACCTCCATAAACTTGAAGTCATGCTAAACTCGGTTGCCTGTTTCGTACCTCGCACGACATCCCATTGACCTATTACCCCTCCATTCGATTACTTAAATTGGCTCCCGATCAAGCAAAGTTTGAGTTTTGAATTCTCAGTCGGGTTTGCAAGACCCTCCATCTcctcactcctccctatctctataatttCCTTcagatccacaaccctctgagctATCTGTACtcactcatctaattctggtctcttatGTGTCCCTGATTTAAATTGATgcttgtgccttcagctgcctagtctcctaatctctggaattccctccctatacCTTTCACCTTGCTATCTTGCTTCCTCTTTTAAAATGTTCCTTGAAGCTGACCTAAAGTCTCCTCATGTCTTGGTGTTACATTTTGTCCGATCATggcttgggatattttattatgCTAAAGACACTGACTCAagttataaaaataaattgtggAAATGTCTAATTTGAATACATTCTGaaagtcacctcctcaaaacataATTACACTTgtcaaatgtaatcaaatttTAAACAAATTCAGTTTTCCAGAAAATGAAGCAAAACGCACAAAGGTCTATAATGATTGCATTGTTCATTTTCTTCCCACTTGACCAAAGGGGTCAAAGCTTTCAAATCCCACACCTCAATTTTCATTTTTGAGAAGAATTAAATATTGTCATCAGAGCTCGTCAAATGTTTTGCTTTTCAAAAGGGTGCTACTTGACCAACCATACTGATACTTTGAAGAAATAACAGAAAATAATGATCGGAGCAAGATGGCAGCAGAAGCATTACAATGTGCCTCAGATTTCCTGTACTAGAAAAGGGAAAGTATTGTCTCCATTGCTTGTATGATTCTAACCTGTACAGATGGTATTTCCTCAATGAAGCACTTAGACAACACATTGCGTATGTACATCAAAAATGAGTATACCAATTCTCGATTCAGCAAACCTTACCTTTGTTCAACCAGATCAAAGCCGAATATAGAAACACATTTGTGCATGCAGGATACTCAATAGGAAATTAAAATGCAAACTGGCTCCTTACCTGATATCCAAAGAAGCCCATCAGCCATGCATCCCGCATGACAGGACAGTGATCGATCAAATGCCTGAACGAAAGACCACTTGTTCTTCTTTGTACAGTATCTCTCCACAGTGGGCAAAACCTGCCGCAGTTCATTCCTTCCACCCACTGCATATAGGTATTCATCCAAGGCTCCAAGTACAAAATGCTCACGACAGTTTTTCATAGGAGCTATCTCTGTCCAAGTGTTACTGCGAGGATCATAACGGCATGCAGTCCTCACTGCACAAGTACGACCTGTTGCatgctccacctccccacctgctaCAAAGAGGAAGTTCCCCATGACAGCTACACAATGGTGGCTTCTTCCCACAGGCATAGGGGACAGCTCGCTCCAGTTTGAAACCCTTGCTATGTGAACATTCTCCTGGTTCACTGGGTTAAAATATCGCAGGTCTCTCACTTTGCAAATCTCACGCTTCTTACCACCTACAATGTAAAGCGTTTCTGACTGGAAGCGAGGTCGTGTCCTGATGGTTTGCCATATGGGCTGTGCATAGATGCTCTGGTGGTACTCCAAAGATTCAGTAATGAAAGCTGTGGCAGTTTCACTGGCCTGAACCAGAGGGTGAGACAGAGCCACAGCATGAAGTGTATCAACATCCATCAAACCGAAGCGTACGTATTTTAAGAGCTCATCCATGTACTGATACCGACAACCATGTTCCAACCATCTTACTGCCAGCtgtcaaaataaaacaaaatagccTGGTTAGTCTTTTAAAGCAAAAATATACCATAGCTTTTTTTTGTGAACAATCAATGACTATAACACTTAAGACATGAAATTTCCCAGCATTGTAACATCAATCAAGGACACAGTGGTCTTATCTGGCAAGCAAAATATTGTTAATAGCTAATTTTGAGTGGGAATCAGCGACAGATTGTCACTCTGTACTGACTTACCTGAGCTTACATTCTAAAGTGCATGTTGTGCCCGACCGTTCCGACTCAGACCAGGCGAAACTCAGGCAGACAAGTGCATGCAGTGCTTCAGCGGCAAAGTATAAAAGAAGCAGAGCGAAGGAGGACAGTTCTAGCTCTAAACAGGTGAGTTTAAAGAACCCGTTAAAAataacagatgggggggggtcatgtgatgTAAGTGCGGGAGCAGCTGCGTTTGTCAGCTCTGGTATACTCTTTTTTGGAAatgatttttattgagttttcatattttatatccagcaAATGATAAATTATATATCATCAGAAAAATCCACGCAAAAAATACCATATATATTTACAAgcgagcatcttcataacaactgtggttgtgaccccccccccccccacccccgctttaCCTGGCATATATTTACATTTCCCAACATGATCGAGCCACATATTTACAAGCATTTATATTTGCATACAATTTGTTTTGGGTCTTGCCTTGCCACCGGACTGGTCCCTTGCGGCTTTGTTCCTCCTGCTCACATCTCATGACCTTTATGTTTGCCCTTCCcctcttgctcccccccccccccccccccaccaccaaccggCCCACCTCTACTGTGGTTGGTGTGActacgaacaggtcttggaacaagttggcgAACGGCTTCCACATTCTATAGAAGCCTTCTTCCGATTCACGGATGGCGAATttcattttctccagcctgagaaattccgccagatcggacagccagtctgtatCCTTGGGTGGCGCTGGCGATCACCAGCCGCGCAGGATTTTCTGGCAAacgatcaaggaggcaaaggcgtTGGCCCTCTTCTCCATTAAGATCTCTATTTTATCTGATACCGCGAAAACTGCCACcagtgggcacggctccaccctcactcccagaaCGTTGGACATGGCATTCAGAAGGTCGCCCAATACCCAACAAGTCtagggcacatccagaacatgtggatgtggttggctgggcctccttgacaCTGTTCGCATTTGCCCTCAACCTccggaagaacccgctcattcgAGCTTTGGTTAGCTGCACCCTGTCCactgcgttaggctcagccctcCGCACATGGAGGCGAAGTACGCCCTGtgtagtgcttcgatccagaggcCCTCCCCTATCTCTATGCCTAGTCCTTCCTCCCATTTTTTTCCTTGTCTCAcgcagcggggggtggggggagcatacCTTCTCTAGCAGTTGCCCATACATGTTCCCACAGTTCCCATACATGTTCCCACAGTTGCCCTCCCCTAAGTCACCTGCGTTCAGAAGCCTTTCTAGTAGTGAGTATACTGGTATCTGAAGGCATGTCGTTGTTTCTTTGCAGAGGAGGTCTTTGACTGTATCTCAGCTCGTTCACTCTTGGTAGCCGGAACGTCTCCATGAGTTCCCCAGCATCGAGATGCTATTGTCCCTAAGGTCcccttgtcctgtctccaccttttgaaggtggcatccattattgtgggggccatggtggacatttcggtTAGGTCGAAGTGTTGCCTCATTTGGTACCACAGTCAGAGCATGGCTAACACCGCTGGGATCCTTCAACATTTGGCGGGTGGGTGAGGATGTGAGTGCAGTGTGAATAGAGCTCAGAGGGATGGCCCTGTGCAGAAACCCTccttcacactcacccactctgcTCCTGGTTCCTTGACCCATCCCCACACTCTTTCTGCAGTGGCCGCCTAGTGATAAAACTGTAgtttcctttttaacttcctcctccAGACTTGTAAGATTCCATTTATGAATcagtgtccagtcgtgggctatttgcCACGGATTTGCCAGGGATTGAAATTTGGTCTGGGCCAGTTTAAATGGTAGTCCCGCCAGCTCAGACCCTCCCCTTCGTGGGTTCACAGGGAAGAACTCACTCTTACTCAGGTTaaggtgatgaaggagctgcgctccgaaagctagaggtTAAGGTTATAGGGGAGcaagtcatccacatagagtgagactctatgctctctatCTCCCCTTTGGATACCTCTCCAGCCCTTCACCACTCTTGAGGGTGATCGCCAGTGCCACAGTTGCCAGAGCAAACAATAGTGGAGATAGTGGGATCTCTGCCTCATATCTCTGTGCAGCCGGACATatctagagctggtggtgttttatCCGTTCTCTCACTATGGGAGCATTGTACAgcagtttcacccaggaggtgaatatgagcccaaacccaaaccattctagtacctctatgaggtacttctattcgaccctgtcgaaggcttttctgctcatcttttaatccttttttTTATCCTGATGCACAACCCATAGTCATTTGATTATAATGTGTATGATTTGTGCTTTAATCCTGGCTGACTTTTGGTGATAAAGGAGCCAAATTAAGTAAAAAAATTCTGTTTGATTGAGGAGTCGGAGATGGCTGGAGTGGGATTTGGTTCGCAATGGCGGTTTCGCTGGGGAATGGGCCTACGCTTCAGCGATGCCATTGCCGTCAATCTGATAGCTGCCACTGTGAGTGACGTTCTGGACATCACCGGCTACCTGGTACGGATTATAGGTGCTCACGTTGATAAGCTGCGAGATATCCTGAACAGAATGGATGAAGCAGAAAAGTGAATCCTCTCGGTCAATAGTGCAGGTTCCTCAGTGGTGGCCAACCTTCAGTCCTTGGAAATCCTGCTGGATGGTATGTCAAGCATCCAGGTTGatttggggaggaggggttggagaagGAGTATCTGTGCGCGCAGTCTCCCCGGGGCTAGCCGGGGATGAATTCCCGGCCGAACCTGAGAACTGGCTGCCATACTTTAACAATCTTGATTGAAGGTTGGGCACTACGAGTTTGATGGAGCACATTGTATCCTGTCTTGAGGCCTGGGGTTAGTCGAGGGTTCTGACCAATGGTCTTATGTTGCCTTGTCCTCAATGTTTGTCGAGAAGGGTTGGATGTAGCCGCGCATGATGGGTCCTTGCCACTCACCGGGACCTAGGATTTTCATTACCGGGGCTTCAGGACGACGATATGGTAGAGATCCAGGGGTTTCGTTGAAACTCTGAATGGATCCTGGATGTTGCTCAATAATCCTGTCATGGCTTTGGCCTTTCCAAGCTCTGTAAATGATTAAattatcctgcagttcatcaCTAACCCTGAACTTTGTTCCCCTGTGATTATACTCCTGATTTTGTGTTATTGCTTTTTATCCTGACAATGGTATATAATATATAAGCATAGAGGCATTTGTCGCCTGTTATTATGTTGTACTGCAAAAATTGTTGAATTGGTTGCATGACATGAGGGTTGTGTAGTATTTACCTAGTTTTTTATGTGCTGTAAACCATGCTTTCACATTGAGGGATTGCATATTAGACACCCTTCAGTTTGTTAATCAGATGAGTAGCACCACAGCAGGTTGGTGTGTGGATGGTTTGGTATACGGGTGGTTGGTATGGGTGTACAAGTCCTTATTGGGTGTGAGGAAATCCCTATTAGAACGCttagtgttgttttttttttgttaatttgaGATTATGAAATCCTTGCTGGTCTCCGATGagatggattctccgattctggggctagaagaagaaatggcgtaaaacggccaccgagtccccgttttgctgggggctagcatgccggcagcgtagagcacccggctctagcttccCAGATGGcctagagaattgccgggtccatggccgcacatgcgcacagcagCGGCTTGCAGCAGctatgccgtgcttcatggcagaggcCACTCGCGGACCaggcccgcaaaatagtgccccccattTGGCCGGCATGTGTGCCTCGGACCCGCCCCCTCCACACTGCTCCCAGCCTCaaataaagtcccccctgcccgtagATGGGCCCTCCTCCGACGgtggcgccgctggactgagtccgcagccgctacgcCAAGTTTCCGACAGGATGGGACCATGagagatccacgccgtcgggaacttggccggtcgggggcggagcatcggggggcggtcctcaggcaatgtcctgaggccgtcgatacatggTACGGTGTACTCCTAGAGCATGCcgctttggagagggcggagcagcGCGAATgcggcaccgcccccaatttggtcggaaactgtgattctctggccgatcgccgaacacgatttcggcatcggcgaccggagaatccagccactttTGTCTTGGAGAAGACTGGGTTCCTTTTCTGTCTGTGGTTGGCGTCTTCGGTGTTGTTGAGTAAGGGGTAATATGTACTGGTGTGTGCAGTGGCATGGTCAGTTAACCCTTGGATATCTAGCTTTCCTTGGGTTGCTCTCCTATATTTACTTGGCTGCTTGGGTAGTGATGGAGTAGGTcacctcccccttttgggttgcTCTCCTTCTGGAGGTTTTGTTCCCCTGTGGAGGTAGTATCCTGTTAGCTGCAGGGCCTGAGTGCGAGCCGGAGTGCTTCGACTCAGTATTGTTAGAATTGTTCTTCAGTTGCAGGTTAGGCTGAATGGAGGAGTAGTGCACCCTCCTCCAAATGGTCTTATGTAGGGACTTCCAGGCTAtcctccttagaacatagaacagtacagcacagaacagacccttcggccctcaatgttgtgccgagccatgatcaccctactcaaacccacgtatccaccctatacccgtaacccaacaaccccccccttaaccttacttttattaggacactacgggcaatttagcatggccaatccacctaacccgcacatctttggactgtgggaggaaaccggatcacccggaggaaacccacgcacacagggggaggacgtgcagactccacacagacagtgacccagccgggaatcgaacctgggaccctggagctgtgaagcatttatgctaaccaccatgctaccctgctgccccttcttgaGGCTTGGATGTCCTGTTTCTCTAGTTTACCCGTCCAGTAGTTTTCCTTGAATAAATAGAGGCACCAAGTTTAATGATTAAGCTGAACCAACCACATTAGTATTCTTCTGTCTTTTCTGTATTCATGTTTCCAGAAACATTTACGCTGTACTCTACCAGTTGGGTATCACCCAAATCCAACGCTGGTgagccaggaagttatgggcctaTAATCTCACTGTCCAGACGTTTGATAATATTATCGCTAAATAGGAAGCCACAGACAAGGCTGCACTTAGACATTGTGAATCCACATGGCAATATGTAATTGCCAATATCCGCCGTGATGGGATGAATTCAAGGCAGGATCAAAATGGTGCTCTGATTATGCTGACAAATATGTAGGATTTACTTTTcttcctcatcaattttcttctcTATTTCTCTTAAGATACTCTAGTCCTTGCTGCTGCACAGTTCCATGGGTGCCAATTACACTTGAGCGATGTACTTTACTTTGTACGATCCTGGACTGTCAGGAGGTTATTCAGCTGCAGAGTGTATCACAACTGAGCCAAATTCTATCCGCACTAGATGTC harbors:
- the klhl32 gene encoding kelch-like protein 32 isoform X3, which encodes MDELLKYVRFGLMDVDTLHAVALSHPLVQASETATAFITESLEYHQSIYAQPIWQTIRTRPRFQSETLYIVGGKKREICKVRDLRYFNPVNQENVHIARVSNWSELSPMPVGRSHHCVAVMGNFLFVAGGEVEHATGRTCAVRTACRYDPRSNTWTEIAPMKNCREHFVLGALDEYLYAVGGRNELRQVLPTVERYCTKKNKWSFVQAFDRSLSCHAGCMADGLLWISGGVTNTAQYQNRLMVYDPRQNKWISRSPMLQRRVYHVMAAVNRKLYVLGGNDLDYNNDRILVRQIDCYNMDTDQWVRCHFNLLTGQNESGVAVHSGRIYLIGGYSIWTNEPLACIQVLDVSTEGKEEVFYGPTLPFASNGIAGCFLPAPYFTCPNLQTLQVPHHRIGAV